One genomic region from Bombus terrestris chromosome 15, iyBomTerr1.2, whole genome shotgun sequence encodes:
- the LOC100647000 gene encoding dedicator of cytokinesis protein 1 isoform X3, producing the protein MTMTWKQVKEHLGVAIHNFVHGTPYAMRLTVGEMVQILAEYGDWYYGRSKFKGTCGIFPKSYIHILQQSVNMDCLIHEITNVLREWGHHWKHLYVIHSMHFRTMQQQILELIGYRSKILSGTLTVDELKDVKRLATARIDTGNQLLGMDMVVRDDQGNVLSPEETSTIQLYYHHETAAERIRKAANDTKHKPSKPQAPVYSHIFFISVRNFVCKMAEDVELLLTLYDGREMKAITENYVVSWSKEGLARDIDQLHNLRVLFTDLGSRDLTRDKVYLVCYVIRVGGMEAKDADHRRSSVAQTNQKVKNTENMRRPFGVAAMDITLYISGKLEGDSDHHHFIPFVQCCEKESLDGTLRRILSQKEINIQKSSNGNSGSSAGGQGLWASLKLLRGDPKQVRDENPHLVLGNVAIARKMGFPEVILPGDVRNDLYLTLISGEFNKGSKSTDKNVEVTVKVCNEFGVPIPGVMTLGGGVSPIDEYHSVIYYHEDKPRWCETFKIAIPIEEFKQAHLKFTFKHRSSNEAKDKSEKPFALSYVKLMQRNGTTLQDIQHELLVYKLDPKKYEEIDISYLKLPSTRGELVELNLEKKPTLGALTLSSKDSFLIATNICSTKLTQNVDLLGLLNWASHNTNLKESLIALMKVDGEEVVKFLQDVLDALFNILMSNSDSDIYDDMVFECLLYIIGLVSDRKYQHFQPVMDLYISESFSATLAYKKLISVLRKRIDNATNNDGQERDILLKTMKSLQYCMRFVVESRLLFTALNQDEEEFSQTLTELLRSIVELMRHETDSTLLVQGACLKYLPTTIPHLLRVYSGKQLSTILTDLLVTLPVGRLTKQKMMTVNDIVHSPLFLSAECRAILLPRITILVRDLLEAKEEGLSSTPGNSVAKVARLLGEKRHRLNQHRGYSEEVELCVKILSDILELTFRKDIGSTIQDVKEIMLTALRTIIQTVISMDRENPLVGNLVSVMLAIFRQMTQHHYEIYINHFGTKFDLLDFLMEILLVFKDLVSKSVFPGDWCEMIMLQNSIILKSLRYFSGTIRDYFFTDFEQQAWSNFFHCAIAFLTQPALQLETFTPSKRNRIVLRYNDMRRETAFEIRSMWFNLGQHKILFVPGLVGAILEMALIPETELRKATIPIFFDMMQCEFYSSRIVEGYGDTKRDPAHIKANFTEYENEMIAKLDILVEGGRGDEQFRLLWIQVMGNLCEKHSTMREQGLRFVDTVAKLMERLLQYRDIIHAESQEHRMLCIVNLLEFYSEINRKEMYIRYVNKLCELHLECDNYTEAAYSLKLHSQLLAWSDQPLPPLLRSHRYLACQTHRELKEALYNDMIEYFDKGKMWECALAVCKELVTQYEEETFDYLQLSVLLTRMAKFYDSIVKQLRPEPEYFRVAYYGRGHPAFLQNKVFIYRGKEYERLSDFCSRTLNQLPNAEQMNKLSPPTSEVLESNHQYVQINRVDPLMDEKRHRLSGKPITAEAVLRYHRVNDVQRFRFSRPAPKKDLTSTTANSGDKETNTVTSNEFAALWLERTVLVTSHPLPGILRCFPVTSSETYLVSPLRNAIETMEATNTTLRDLILAHRADNNIPLNPLSMKLNGILDPAVMGGIDNYEKAFLNSEYRSAHPEESSDLLKLEGLIAEQIPLLSVGVQLHKVRAPPELTPFHQRLEQCFTSMRNQVEAKYGKRTCDLQIESLTQPVMMRRHQNSRGENNRLSESHIMNSEVSSLTRSQVATFKSLASFNFNNSTPSSGTQNVSLSRNCSIRSHILSTASLQKALGSPSPGTNKKKDSKRRSSRKSDSVASTKSDQPTSQWYTTADVPQIASSPVTPLMSSFPTTPIFELRQELTPKRPLRSEVEKERRISNRLSGQSQHYLRNINNGMDSSSLGKGNRDSIGTTDSTASEDDPPPPLPMKTREADYCNLPEELPVQHCGTGSLNNFNRSLGQWSKNKLPTPTDDLDIQTKPPTPPPKPKRPPYSLNKLILSSDIDNFSQDPSVT; encoded by the exons atgacaaTGACATGGAAGCAAGTTAAAGAACATTTAGGAGTTG CCATACATAACTTTGTACATGGGACTCCTTATGCAATGCGATTGACTGTTGGAGAAATGGTACAGATATTAGCAGAATATGGAGATTGGTATTATGGACGTAGTAAATTTAAAGGGACATgtgggattttcccaaaatctTATATACACATTTTACAACAATCAGTGAATATGGATTGTTTAATACATGAAATCACTAATGTTTTACGAGAATGGGGACACCATTGGAAGCATCTATATGTA ATTCACTCTATGCACTTCAGAACAATGCAACAACAGATTTTAGAGTTAATAGGATATAGAAGCAAAATTCTAAGTGGCACATTGACAGTAGATGAATTAAAGGATGTGAAAAGATTAGCAACAGCTAGAATTGATACTGGTAATCAATTATTGGGCATGGATATGGTTGTACGTGATGATCAAGGGAATGTTCTTAGTCCTGAAGAAACAAGTACAATTCAATTATATTATCATCATGAAACAGCTGCAGAAAGAATAAGAAAGGCAGCTAATGATACAAAACATAAGCCTTCAAAACCACAAGCACCAGTATACTcacatatcttttttattagTGTAAGAAACTTCGTATGTAAAATGGCAGAAGATGTAGAATTGTTATTAACTTTGTACGATGGGAGAGAAATGAAAGCTATTACTGAAAATTATGTTGTGTCATGGAGCAAGGAAGGACTTGCCAGAGACATAGATCAATTACACAATCTTCGAGTTTTATTTACAGACCTTGGTTCTCGAGATTTAACTAGAGATAAAGTTTACTTAGTTTGTTATGTAATTAGAGTAGGAGGTATGGAGGCTAAAGATGCTGATCATCGACGTTCAAGCGTAGCACAAACTAATCAAAAAGTCAAAAATACTGAAAATATGAGAAGACCATTTGGTGTAGCAGCAATggatattactttatacattagTGGTAAACTTGAGGGTGATTCAGATCATCATCATTTTATTCCGTTTGTACA ATGTTGTGAGAAAGAAAGTTTGGATGGTACATTACGTAGAATTCTTTcccaaaaagaaataaatattcaaaaaagtaGTAATGGCAATAGTGGCAGCTCTGCTGGTGGTCAAGGTTTATGGGCTAGCTTAAAGTTGCTTAGGGGAGATCCAAAAcaa GTACGTGATGAAAATCCACATCTAGTACTTGGTAATGTTGCTATTGCAAGAAAAATGGGATTTCCAGAAGTTATTTTACCAGGTGATGTGAGGAATGATTTATACCTCACATTGATTAGTGGTGAATTTAATAAAGGATCAAAGTCTACAGATAAAAATGTTGAAGTTACA GTTAAAGTATGCAATGAGTTTGGTGTACCAATACCAGGAGTTATGACATTAGGTGGTGGAGTTTCACCTATTGATGAATATCATAGTGTTATTTATTATCATGAAGATAAACCTAGATGGTGTGAAACATTTAAAATTGCTATTCCTATTGAAGAATTTAAACAAGCacatttaaaatttacatttaaacatCGAAGTTCAAATGAAGCAAAAGATAAATCTGAAAAACCTTTTGCCTTAAGTTATGTGAAATTGATGCAGCGTAATGGAACAACATTGCAAGATATACAGCATGAGCTACTAGTTTATAAATTAGACCCAAAGAAATATGAAGAAattgatatttcatatttgaaattgcCATCTACAAGGGGTGAATTG GTTgaattaaatttagaaaaaaaaccGACATTAGGAGCGCTTACTTTAAGTAGTAAAGACAGCTTTCTGATAGCGACTAATATTTGTTCAACAAAATTAACCCAAAATGTAGATTTATTAGGTTTATTGAATTGGGCATCAcacaatacaaatttaaaagaatCTCTGATTGCTTTAATGAAAGTTGATGGTGAAGAAGTAGTGAAGTTCCTACAG gATGTTTTAGATGCTTTGTTTAACATATTAATGAGTAATTCAGATAGTGACATTTATGATGATATGGTGTTTgaatgtttattatatattattgggCTTGTGTCTGATAGAAAATACCAACATTTTCAACCAGTAATGGATTTGTATATTTCTGAGAGTTTCTCTGCAACGCTCGCATACAAAAAATTGATTAGTGTATTACGTAAACGTATAGATAATGCAACTAATAATGATGGACAAGAACGTGATATATTACTCAAGACAATGAAAAGTCTTCAATACTGCATGAGATTTGTTGTAGAATCCCGCCTTTTATTTACTGC gTTAAATCAAGATGAAGAGGAGTTCTCTCAAACTTTAACAGAATTATTGAGATCTATAGTTGAACTCATGAGACATGAAACAGATAGTACTTTATTAGTTCAAGGAGCATGCTTGAAATATTTACCAACTACTATACCCCATTTGCTACGTGTATATAGTGGCAAGCAGTTGAGCACAATTTTGACTGACTTATTAGTTACTTTACCAGTTGGAAGATTAACTAAACAGAAAATGATGACAGTGAATGATATTGTTCATAGCCCCCTTTTTTTAAGTGCAGAATGCAGAGCAATTCTGTTACCTAGAATTACTATTTTGGTTCGTGATTTATTGGAAGCTAAAGAAGAG GGGCTGTCAAGTACGCCTGGAAATAGCGTGGCGAAGGTAGCCAGGCTGCTCGGCGAAAAACGACACCGACTCAACCAACATCGTGGCTACTCTGAAGAG GTAGAATTGTGTGTCAAGATTTTATCTGACATCCTGGAATTAACATTTAGGAAAGATATAGGAAGCACTATACAGGATGTGAAAGAAATTATGCTTACTGCTCTACGGACCATTATACAGACAGTTATATCAATGGATAGAGAAAATCCATTAGTAGGAAATTTAGTTTCAGTTATGTTAGCAATATTCAG acAAATGACACAACATCATTACGAAATTTATATAAACCACTTTGGAACTAAATTTGATTTGCTTGATTTCCTCATGGAAATATTATTAGTATTTAAAGATTTAGTATCAAAAAGTGTATTTCCAGGAGATTGGTGTGAAATGATTATGCTTCaaaatagtataattttaaaGTCATTGCGTTATTTCTCGGGTACTATTAGGGATTATTTTTTTACTGATTTTGAACAGCAAGCTTGGTCCAATTTTTTTCATTGTGCAATTGCGTTTTTGACTCAGCCAGCCTTACAGTTGGAAACATTCACGCCATCAAAACGCAACCGTATTGTTTTGCGCTATAATGATATGCGAAG AGAAACGGCGTTTGAAATACGATCAATGTGGTTTAATTTAGGACAGcataaaatattgtttgttcCGGGTTTAGTTGGAGCAATATTAGAAATGGCATTAATTCCAGAAACTGAATTAAGAAAAGCTACTATTCCTATATTTTTTGATATGATGCAATGTGAATTTTATAGTTCACGTATTGTTGAAGGATATGGTGATACTAAACGTGATCCGGCTCACATAAAAGCTAATTTCACagaatatgaaaatgaaatgattGCAAAATTAGATATATTg GTTGAAGGAGGCAGAGGAGATGAACAATTTCGTTTACTTTGGATTCAAGTAATGGGTAATCTTTGTGAAAAGCATTCAACTATGCGAGAACAAGGATTACGCTTTGTTGATACAGTAGCTAAACTTATGGAACGCTTATTACAATATCGTGATATCATACATGCCGAGTCTCAGGAACATAGAATGCTGTGTATTGTAAACTTACTGGAATTTTACtctgaaataaatagaaaagaaatgtaTATTAG ATATGTGAATAAGCTTTGTGAGCTACATTTGGAATGTGACAATTACACTGAAGCAGCATATTCTTTGAAACTTCATAGTCAATTACTAGCTTGGAGTGATCAACCATTACCGCCACTTTTAAGATCGCATAGATATTTAGCATGTCAAACGCATCGTGAATTAAAAGAGGCATTATATAATGATATGATCGAATACTTTGATAAAGGTAAAATGTGGGAATGTGCACTTGCAGTATGTAAAGAATTAGTTACACAATACGAAGAAGAGACATTTGATTATTTACAACTTTCTGTATTATTGACGCGCATGGCAAAGTTTTACGACTCAATAGTAAAACAATTAAGGCCTGAGCCTGAATATTTTAGAGTTGCGTATTATGGACGTGGTCACCCGgcatttttacaaaataag GTATTTATTTATCGTGGAAAAGAGTATGAGCGTCTCAGTGATTTTTGTTCACGAACATTAAATCAGTTACCAAATGCAGAACAAATGAACAAATTGTCTCCTCCTACTTCGGAAGTGCTAGAATCCAATCATCAATACGTCCAAATTAATAGGGTAGATCCATTAATGGATGAAAAAAGGCATCGTCTTAGTGGGAAACCTATAACAGCAGAAGCAGTTTTGAG ATATCATCGAGTGAACGACGTTCAACGTTTTCGATTTTCAAGACCAGCACCAAAGAAAGATTTAACCTCTACAACTGCAAATTCTGGTGATAAAGAAACGAATACTGTTACCAGTAACGAGTTTGCTGCATTATGGTTAGAAAGAACAGTACTCGTTACGAGTCATCCTTTGCCAGGCATTCTTAGATGCTTTCCTGTTACATCTAGTGAAACCTATTTAGTTAGTCCCCTTCGTAATGCAATTGAAACAATGGAAGCTACAAATACTACATTAAGAGATTTAATCTTAGCACACAGAGCTGATAATAATATTCCGCTAAATCCGCTTAGTATGAAACTAAATGGTATATTAGATCCAGCGGTAATGGGTGGTATAGATAATTATGAGAAAGCGTTCCTTAATTCTGAATATCGCAGTGCTCATCCAGAAGAAAGTTCCGATCTTTTGAAACTAGAGGGGTTAATCGCTGAACAAATTCCATTACTGAGTGTTGGTGTCCAATTACATAAAGTACGTGCTCCGCCTGAATTAACTCCGTTTCATCAACGTTTGGAGCAATGTTTTACATCAATGCGGAATCAAGTAGAGGCGAAATATGGGAAAAGG ACATGCGATCTACAAATTGAAAGCTTAACTCAACCTGTTATGATGAGAAGACATCAAAATTCGAGAGGCGAGAATAATCGATTATCTGAATCACATATTATGAATTCAGA GGTATCCTCTCTTACAAGATCCCAAGTTGCAACATTCAAGTCGCTCGCCTCATTCAATTTTAACAACAGTACACCTTCATCTGGTACTCAAAACGTCAGTTTGTCAAG GAATTGTTCAATACGTTCACACATATTATCAACTGCATCTCTACAAAAGGCATTAGGAAGTCCAAGTCCAGggacaaataaaaagaaagattcaAAACGAAGAAGTTCACGCAAGAGTGATTCAGTTGCATCAACAAAAAGTGATCAGCCGACGAGTCAGTGGTATACTACAGCAGATGTACCACAAATTGCGTCGTCCCCTGTCACTCCATTAATGTCCAGTTTTCCTACTACTCCAATATTCGAACTTCGTCAAGAG CTAACACCTAAACGCCCTTTGAGGTCGGAagtagaaaaggaaagaagaataaGTAATCGTTTATCTGGTCAATCTCAACATTATTTAAGGAACATAAACAATGGAATGGATTCAAGTAGTTTAGGGAAGGGAAATAGAGATAGTATTGGTACTACAGACAGTACAGCGTCTGAAGACGACCCGCCACCACCTTTACCTATGAAAACACGCGAGGCTGATTATTGTAATCTTCCAGAAGAATTGCCTGTTCAGCATTGTGGAACAGGTAGTCTAAATAACTTTAATCGATCTTTAGGACAATGGTCAAAAAACAAACTTCCAACTCCTACAGACGATCTTGACATTCAAACAAAGCCACCCACTCCACCTCCGAAGCCAAAAAGGCCGCCTTATAGCTTAAACAAACTTATTCTTTCTTCAGATATAGATAATTTTAGTCAAGACCCGTCCGTAACTTGA